The following are encoded together in the Drosophila takahashii strain IR98-3 E-12201 chromosome X, DtakHiC1v2, whole genome shotgun sequence genome:
- the Marf gene encoding transmembrane GTPase Marf isoform X2 — MAAYLNRTISLVTGQTGPAANDDDRHSSSTDTVDKSSLSRLNSSLQPSGSTTAANLLPESRLYQSNDKSPLQIFVRAKKKINDIYGEIEEYVHETTTFINALHAEAEIVDKAERELFESYVYKVAAIREVLQRDHMKVAFFGRTSNGKSSVINAMLREKILPSGIGHTTNCFCQVEGSNGGEAYLMKEGSDEKLNVVNIKQLANALCQEKLCESSLVRIFWPRERCSLLRDDVVFVDSPGVDVSANLDDWIDNHCLNADVFVLVLNAESTMTRAEKQFFHTVSQKLSKPNIFILNNRWDASANEPECQESVKSQHTERCIDFLTKELKVSNEKEAAERVFFVSARETLQARIEEAKGNPPHMGAIAEGFQMRYFEFQDFERKFEECISQSAVKTKFQQHSSRGKSVSGDMKSMLDNIYERITIFRNLKQDQKNMLTERIQGTETQMMQVTREMKMKIHNMVEEVEEKVSKALNEEIWRLGVLIDEFNMPFHPERLVLNIYKKELNAHVESGLGSNLRARLSMALAMNVESAQTEMTDRMHALVPNEQLLATSTKMVVRTQPFEMLYSLNCQNLCADFQEDLEFKFSWGIAAMIQRFTGKVRERSKKGQPALVNRQSSIGHSVSTPATTPVEATPVCLLPAPGVAGITPEQLSLISRFAVSSIGSQGTVGGLVVAGIMLKTIGWRVLVGVGALYGCIYLYERLSWTNSAKERTFKGQYVRHATKKLKMIVDLTSANCSHQVQQELSSTFARLCRTVDTATTDMNDELKTLDSQLNILEANQKQLKLLRNKANYIQNELDIFEHNYISPQ; from the exons ATGGCGGCCTACTTGAACCGCACCATCTCGCTGGTGACCGGGCAAACGGGCCCCGCCGCCAACGACGACGATCGCCACTCCTCGTCGACGGACACGGTGGACAAATCGTCTTTGTCCCGGCTCAACTCATCCCTACAACCCTCGGGCTCCACGACGGCCGCCAATCTGCTACCCGAATCGCGGCTCTACCAATCCAACGACAAATCGCCCCTCCAGATCTTCGTGCGCGCCAAGAAGAAGATCAACGACATCTACGGGGAGATCGAGGAGTACGTCCACGAGACGACCACCTTTATCAATG CCCTGCATGCGGAGGCGGAGATCGTGGACAAGGCGGAGCGGGAGCTGTTCGAGAGCTACGTGTACAAGGTGGCCGCCATTCGCGAGGTCCTGCAGCGGGACCACATGAAGGTGGCCTTCTTCGGACGCACCTCCAACGGCAAGAGCTCGGTGATCAACGCCATGCTGCGCGAGAAGATCCTGCCCAGCGGCATTGGCCACACGACGAACTGCTTCTGCCAAGTGGAGGGCAGCAACGGTGGCGAGGCGTATTTGATGAAAGAGGGATCCGATGAGAAGCTCAATGTGGTG AACATCAAGCAACTGGCCAATGCTCTGTGCCAGGAGAAGCTCTGCGAGAGCAGTTTGGTGCGCATCTTCTGGCCCCGCGAACGCTGCAGCCTGCTGCGCGATGACGTCGTCTTTGTGGACTCACCGGGCGTCGATGTTTCGGCCAATCTGGACGACTGGATCGACAACCATTGCCTCAACGCCGATGTCTTTGTCCTCGTCCTGAATGCCGAGTCCACGATGACGCGTGCCGAGAAGCAATTCTTTCACACCGTCTCCCAGAAGCTGAGCAAGCCGAACATCTTCATCCTGAACAATCGCTGGGACGCCTCGGCCAATGAGCCCGAGTGCCAGGAGTCG GTGAAATCCCAGCACACGGAGCGCTGCATCGATTTCCTCACCAAGGAGCTGAAGGTGAGCAACGAAAAGGAGGCCGCCGAGCGGGTTTTCTTCGTTTCGGCGAGGGAAACGCTGCAGGCGCGGATCGAGGAGGCCAAGGGCAATCCACCGCATATGGGCGCCATTGCCGAGGGCTTCCAGATGCGCTACTTTGAGTTCCAGGACTTTGAGCGCAAGTTCGAGGAGTGCATCTCGCAGAGTGCCGTCAAAACAAAGTTCCAGCAGCACAGTTCGCGGGGCAAGAGTGTCTCAGGGGATATGAAATCGATGCTGGATAATATTTACGAGCGGATTACCATCTTCCGCAATCTGAAGCAGGACCAAAAGAACATGCTAACCGAACGCATTCAGGGCACCGAGACGCAGATGATGCAGGTTACGCGCGAGATGAAGATGAAGATCCACAACATGGtcgaggaggtggaggagaaGGTGTCGAAGGCGCTGAACGAGGAGATCTGGCGATTGGGCGTGCTGATCGATGAGTTCAACATGCCCTTCCATCCGGAGCGACTCGTGCTGAATATCTACAAGAAGGAGTTGAACGCGCATGTGGAGAGCGGGCTGGGCAGCAATCTGAGGGCCCGGCTCTCCATGGCTCTGGCCATGAATGTGGAGTCCGCCCAGACGGAGATGACCGATCGCATGCACGCCTTGGTGCCCAACGAACAGCTGCTGGCGACGAGCACCAAAATGGTGGTGCGCACGCAGCCCTTCGAGATGCTCTACTCGCTGAACTGCCAGAACCTCTGCGCCGACTTCCAGGAGGATCTGGAGTTCAAGTTCAGCTGGGGCATAGCGGCAATGATCCAGCGATTCACTGGGAAGGTGCGCGAGCGCAGCAAGAAGGGCCAGCCGGCGCTGGTCAACCGGCAGAGCAGTATTGGA CACAGCGTATCCACGCCCGCCACGACGCCCGTGGAGGCCACGCCCGTCTGTTTGCTCCCGGCTCCTGGGGTGGCCGGCATTACGCCCGAGCAGCTGTCGTTGATCTCCCGCTTTGCGGTCTCCTCCATTGGATCCCAGGGCACCGTGGGCGGCTTGGTTGTCGCCGGCATC ATGCTGAAAACCATCGGCTGGCGGGTTTTGGTCGGCGTGGGCGCCCTCTATGGCTGCATCTACCTGTACGAGCGGCTCTCGTGGACCAACTCGGCCAAGGAGCGCACCTTCAAGGGGCAGTATGTGCGGCATGCCACCAAGAAGCTCAAGATGATAGTGGACCTTACCTCGGCCAATTGCAGCCACCAGGTGCAGCA GGAACTATCGAGCACCTTTGCCCGCCTGTGCCGCACCGTCGACACCGCCACCACGGACATGAACGATGAGCTCAAGACCCTCGACTCGCAGCTGAACATCCTGGAGGCCAACCAGAAGCAGCTGAAGCTGCTGCGCAACAAGGCCAACTACATACAGAACGAGCTGGACATCTTCGAGCATAACTATATATCGCCGCAGTAG
- the Marf gene encoding transmembrane GTPase Marf isoform X1 — MAAYLNRTISLVTGQTGPAANDDDRHSSSTDTVDKSSLSRLNSSLQPSGSTTAANLLPESRLYQSNDKSPLQIFVRAKKKINDIYGEIEEYVHETTTFINALHAEAEIVDKAERELFESYVYKVAAIREVLQRDHMKVAFFGRTSNGKSSVINAMLREKILPSGIGHTTNCFCQVEGSNGGEAYLMKEGSDEKLNVVNIKQLANALCQEKLCESSLVRIFWPRERCSLLRDDVVFVDSPGVDVSANLDDWIDNHCLNADVFVLVLNAESTMTRAEKQFFHTVSQKLSKPNIFILNNRWDASANEPECQESVKSQHTERCIDFLTKELKVSNEKEAAERVFFVSARETLQARIEEAKGNPPHMGAIAEGFQMRYFEFQDFERKFEECISQSAVKTKFQQHSSRGKSVSGDMKSMLDNIYERITIFRNLKQDQKNMLTERIQGTETQMMQVTREMKMKIHNMVEEVEEKVSKALNEEIWRLGVLIDEFNMPFHPERLVLNIYKKELNAHVESGLGSNLRARLSMALAMNVESAQTEMTDRMHALVPNEQLLATSTKMVVRTQPFEMLYSLNCQNLCADFQEDLEFKFSWGIAAMIQRFTGKVRERSKKGQPALVNRQSSIGHSVSTPATTPVEATPVCLLPAPGVAGITPEQLSLISRFAVSSIGSQGTVGGLVVAGIVLMNSYVLKSQHLQMLKTIGWRVLVGVGALYGCIYLYERLSWTNSAKERTFKGQYVRHATKKLKMIVDLTSANCSHQVQQELSSTFARLCRTVDTATTDMNDELKTLDSQLNILEANQKQLKLLRNKANYIQNELDIFEHNYISPQ; from the exons ATGGCGGCCTACTTGAACCGCACCATCTCGCTGGTGACCGGGCAAACGGGCCCCGCCGCCAACGACGACGATCGCCACTCCTCGTCGACGGACACGGTGGACAAATCGTCTTTGTCCCGGCTCAACTCATCCCTACAACCCTCGGGCTCCACGACGGCCGCCAATCTGCTACCCGAATCGCGGCTCTACCAATCCAACGACAAATCGCCCCTCCAGATCTTCGTGCGCGCCAAGAAGAAGATCAACGACATCTACGGGGAGATCGAGGAGTACGTCCACGAGACGACCACCTTTATCAATG CCCTGCATGCGGAGGCGGAGATCGTGGACAAGGCGGAGCGGGAGCTGTTCGAGAGCTACGTGTACAAGGTGGCCGCCATTCGCGAGGTCCTGCAGCGGGACCACATGAAGGTGGCCTTCTTCGGACGCACCTCCAACGGCAAGAGCTCGGTGATCAACGCCATGCTGCGCGAGAAGATCCTGCCCAGCGGCATTGGCCACACGACGAACTGCTTCTGCCAAGTGGAGGGCAGCAACGGTGGCGAGGCGTATTTGATGAAAGAGGGATCCGATGAGAAGCTCAATGTGGTG AACATCAAGCAACTGGCCAATGCTCTGTGCCAGGAGAAGCTCTGCGAGAGCAGTTTGGTGCGCATCTTCTGGCCCCGCGAACGCTGCAGCCTGCTGCGCGATGACGTCGTCTTTGTGGACTCACCGGGCGTCGATGTTTCGGCCAATCTGGACGACTGGATCGACAACCATTGCCTCAACGCCGATGTCTTTGTCCTCGTCCTGAATGCCGAGTCCACGATGACGCGTGCCGAGAAGCAATTCTTTCACACCGTCTCCCAGAAGCTGAGCAAGCCGAACATCTTCATCCTGAACAATCGCTGGGACGCCTCGGCCAATGAGCCCGAGTGCCAGGAGTCG GTGAAATCCCAGCACACGGAGCGCTGCATCGATTTCCTCACCAAGGAGCTGAAGGTGAGCAACGAAAAGGAGGCCGCCGAGCGGGTTTTCTTCGTTTCGGCGAGGGAAACGCTGCAGGCGCGGATCGAGGAGGCCAAGGGCAATCCACCGCATATGGGCGCCATTGCCGAGGGCTTCCAGATGCGCTACTTTGAGTTCCAGGACTTTGAGCGCAAGTTCGAGGAGTGCATCTCGCAGAGTGCCGTCAAAACAAAGTTCCAGCAGCACAGTTCGCGGGGCAAGAGTGTCTCAGGGGATATGAAATCGATGCTGGATAATATTTACGAGCGGATTACCATCTTCCGCAATCTGAAGCAGGACCAAAAGAACATGCTAACCGAACGCATTCAGGGCACCGAGACGCAGATGATGCAGGTTACGCGCGAGATGAAGATGAAGATCCACAACATGGtcgaggaggtggaggagaaGGTGTCGAAGGCGCTGAACGAGGAGATCTGGCGATTGGGCGTGCTGATCGATGAGTTCAACATGCCCTTCCATCCGGAGCGACTCGTGCTGAATATCTACAAGAAGGAGTTGAACGCGCATGTGGAGAGCGGGCTGGGCAGCAATCTGAGGGCCCGGCTCTCCATGGCTCTGGCCATGAATGTGGAGTCCGCCCAGACGGAGATGACCGATCGCATGCACGCCTTGGTGCCCAACGAACAGCTGCTGGCGACGAGCACCAAAATGGTGGTGCGCACGCAGCCCTTCGAGATGCTCTACTCGCTGAACTGCCAGAACCTCTGCGCCGACTTCCAGGAGGATCTGGAGTTCAAGTTCAGCTGGGGCATAGCGGCAATGATCCAGCGATTCACTGGGAAGGTGCGCGAGCGCAGCAAGAAGGGCCAGCCGGCGCTGGTCAACCGGCAGAGCAGTATTGGA CACAGCGTATCCACGCCCGCCACGACGCCCGTGGAGGCCACGCCCGTCTGTTTGCTCCCGGCTCCTGGGGTGGCCGGCATTACGCCCGAGCAGCTGTCGTTGATCTCCCGCTTTGCGGTCTCCTCCATTGGATCCCAGGGCACCGTGGGCGGCTTGGTTGTCGCCGGCATC GTGCTTATGAATAGCTATGTGCTGAAATCCCAACACTTGCAGATGCTGAAAACCATCGGCTGGCGGGTTTTGGTCGGCGTGGGCGCCCTCTATGGCTGCATCTACCTGTACGAGCGGCTCTCGTGGACCAACTCGGCCAAGGAGCGCACCTTCAAGGGGCAGTATGTGCGGCATGCCACCAAGAAGCTCAAGATGATAGTGGACCTTACCTCGGCCAATTGCAGCCACCAGGTGCAGCA GGAACTATCGAGCACCTTTGCCCGCCTGTGCCGCACCGTCGACACCGCCACCACGGACATGAACGATGAGCTCAAGACCCTCGACTCGCAGCTGAACATCCTGGAGGCCAACCAGAAGCAGCTGAAGCTGCTGCGCAACAAGGCCAACTACATACAGAACGAGCTGGACATCTTCGAGCATAACTATATATCGCCGCAGTAG